The DNA segment GGATAGCGGCAAAAGTTCATCGAAACTTATGAAAACCATTATACCGGCAACAAACGCAAGCGTGAAAGAAAGCACCGCCGGCGTAAGAAAAGGCATGAGAATAAATATCGCCACAACAGCCCCGGCGGGTTCGGCGAACCCGGCAAGAAAAGAATACCAGAATGCTTTTTTCTTGCTTTTTGTAGCATAAAATATCGGCATCGCGACGGCTATGCCTTCGGGTATATTGTGCAAAGCTATCGCGATAGCCAGCGCCACGCCCAGCTTTATGTTTACCAGGGCGCTCATAAATACCGCGAGCCCCTCCGGAAAATTATGTATGCCTATGCCTATCGCGGTAAATATTCCCGCGGCCATAAGCTTTTTGTCGTGGCCGGGCGATTTTATCTTTTCCGCTATATATTCATGAGGAACAAAAAAATCCAAAAGCATTACAAAAACGATGCCGCCGAAGAAAGCGATATTGGCTTTGAGGGGGCCAATGTTTACGATAGATGACGGCAACATTTCTACGAACGAAACATATATCATTACCCCGCCTGACAATCCGAGGGCAAATTGAAGATAGCTTCTCTTGAAGTCCTTGATAAAAAAAGTTATTAAAGCACCGACCACCGTAAAGATGCCTGCCAAAAAACTCAATAGTAGAGGTAGCCAGATATTAGGATTTATCATATATGATTCGCCAGATGGTTATATTTCTTTGTAAATCTCATGTCGCCGCATGGCACAGTCCATTCGGCATCCTTATAATATACAAAATCTTTGAATAATTTGGAAGTTATTCCATAGCCGGCCTCTATTACCTTCCAACTGAATCCTATCTCTCCGGCGGAGATTATATCAAGCTTTTCCGATAATGCCGGGACCGTCTCGGCGAGGGAATCACCGAATACGCGAGACATCACATTCATGCTCGTATATATAAAGAAGCTCTGCACGTGCGGCTTAAATTCTTTCTTCTCCAGATGGGTTGTATGAGAATTAAGCGATATACCGCATAATCCTATATTTTTCGGTTTGTCATGGAATAAATCCGAGTACTGCGACAACCAATGATCGTCGGATGGGCCGATGGCGCTTGAATTCATAAAAATTATATCGTTGGAATATCCTGTGGCTTTCAAATACCGGTAGCCGGCATCATACGCGCCGAAATCGAATCCTGAATTATCCCTGAATATAATATCAAGGATAAACGGATATTTCCTGCGCAGAGAACTATATAAAAGCTTTTTTTCCTTCATCTCGGGGCCGCCGGACGAATTTATAACCAGGATAACTTTGAAATCGGCGCCGGCCTTAAAACGCGACATATTTTCGAGAAGGCATCCAATGCCGCACCAAAATTTCCGGCGGAATATCGCTTTCCTGCGCCGCAAGGGATAATCGATGAAATCATTGAGCACTATCCTGACGCTTGGGCGGGCCATATCGTCGCGAGCGGGCCTGGTAATAAAAAATACTATGGCCGCGGCCCATACGAAGAATGCCGCCAGGGCGGCGCCTGCGGGCAAGACGATCCCTGACTTTACTTTATGCGCCATAACAACAGGGTTTCTGTAAACATAGGCTATTTCGGTCTCGGCGATCTTCTCAAGGCCGAGCCGCCTTACGAGAATTTGGTGCTCAGGGTCGATGACTCCCTCCGGATTTTTTATCCAAATAGTGAGCGCGGCGGAGGCGGCCGGATCGGATTCGGGCATTATGGGCCGAACCTCATTAAGCATCGCCGACGAAGATACCCTCCCGGAGAAGACGTAAAATATACCTGCAACGTAATTATAATTGCAGTAGATGATCTCGTCGGGGCGCGTCGTCGCCTTTATGATAGCCGTCAGTTCTTCCATATGCTTCTTCATGTAAATGGAAGACTCGAGAGCTGTTGCATTTTTAGGATCAGCCGCTGAAAATTGACAAAACGCGGAGCCGATATCCGGGGGATAGAATGTGGCGAGATAAAATATTACCCACGGAAGCAGTGCGCCATAAATCGCCGGGGATACCGCGCGGCGCCTTAAAAAAGCGGTGATAGCAGAATACGCTTCGTCGAACCCCAGCCCGGCAAGAAATATTAACGGCAAAAGCCCTTCCCCGCAGAAAAACCGGAAAGAATAGTCCTTGAGCATGGGCAACATCCCGATAAACATCGCCATATAAAAAAGATAGCGACCACGGCGTTTCAGAACGAAGAGCACGCCTAAAATCGTGAAGGCGTAGAGCCAAAGGTTCATTTCAAAATAACGGTTTATGTAATTATTAACGGTAAGGAAATAACTCCTGTTCAAAGCCATGTGTATCAGCCACGGGCTTCCTAAAATTATTCCTCCCGCTATTATGGGCAGAATAGTTTTAACCTCTCCCCTTCGCAACATGGCATAAATTACGAGGGTAAGAACCGCCATCCACGGTATCGCGCCGTGAGTATAAAACATAAGCCCTAAAAGCAGGACGCCAGATAATATCTTTCTTGTTTCGATCGCATAAAAGAGCAGGATAAAAAATATCAGAGCGATCGCCGAAGGTACGGCAGAGATGGAATTTAAAAAAAACGTATACGGCAAGGAGGCCGCGAGAACGGTAAAAAATGCCAGCCGGTCGTTGAAACGCCGCCTGACAACCCACAATATAACGGCAAGCAGTAACGGATATATAGCGGCAGAGACAAATCTCATGACAAAGAGCGCGCCTAAACCCGTATTATCGAGAGCCAATAGTATAACGTGAAAAAATGGAGGGTAAAGCTGTGGGCGGCCGATCGGCGCGTACTCCCAGAAGTCATGCAAAGCTATTCCGCCGGCTTCTTTAAAACCCGTCATGCATGCGGCGTGGTAATAGATATCGAGGAATACCGGCAGGGACTGCCATCTTATAATAAGGAGAGCGCTAAAAAGCGCTATTATGCCGAGCGCTCCCCAATGCCATCCGGAAATACTCTTTAGGCGATTCTTCATTTTTTCGCAGTTATCGCGGCAGTTATCGCGGCGCCTTTGCCGGAACCGTCTTTAGCAAGAACCGGCCTGATGAGCGATGCCTTAACACCAAATATCTCATCTAACGCCTTTCGCATATTTGCGGCGAACGTAGGATGTTTCTCGAATACGGAACCGTCGATTGCTATAGTATGGGCGTTCTCAAGCTGTGGATCCATCCTGGTAACGATAGCCGCTATGCAGGCGGCGCTTATCCGCGCGGCGCGGCATGAAACGATCCCGCATATATCTTTAAAAAGACCTCTGTCTTCTTTGGACGACTGCGAACATCCGAGTTTTTTCAGGATATCGCCTACCCCGTCGAGACCACGCGTCACGTCCGCTTCGACATCCGACATATATTCCGTTCCAAATCCGCCCTTTGTAAATAATCCCGGCATGGAGACGCAGGCGAATTCCTTCTTCGATGACATATCACTCAACACCATCCGCGCGACTTCTCCAAGATACATCCCGGAAACCATCTTCTCCAATATCTGCTGACCGGGATTGTCCGAAGCCTCATCGAGTTGCCTGTCGTATGAAGTGGAAATGAGCTTATCGAAATTACCCCATTCGATATTAATTATCATCCGCCCTTTTTTGCCGGATAAGGCAGGCCATTTTTTTATACGCGTCAACTCTTCCGGATAACATGCGTTTGTACCGGTTCCTATTATCACCCCCGCGTCGCAATCAGGGTCTTCGTAACTTTTGGCTATCAGAGTGCCGACGGTATCGTTTACCAGGGCGGAGATTTTTACGTTATCTATCCGCTTCCTCGCGAACGCTTCGTTCATCAACTTCACGACATCATTACCTACCACACCGGTCGTCTCGAATCCTTTTGTCCAGCACATCAGTATGCCGCTCGAGATCCCCGTCTGTCGTATCGGAAATGAGAAGGTAAAGCCGAGATTCAGGCGGTCTTTTCCGGTTAGATTATTTTTTTCCAGGAAAGCGCCGACGCTGTCGGCTATGAAATCGAAGAATATTTCCGCGGTGCCCGTTATCTGTTTCTTCTCGAGCGCAAACTTCATTATCACAGGTTCCAGCGCTTTGCGGCCGCCTTTAAGCGTAAGCTTCAGCACCCGGAAGTTCGTCCCGCCGAGATCGAGCGCGATGAAATCGCCTTTCTCGCCGCCTGTGGGCATGCCGACATATGTGGGGATCATTTTAAGCGAGCTCTCTTCTCCGGCAAGCCCCTTATCCATATCGAGATGGAACGCCTCCACAACCTTCCATATCATAGGAACCGGCAGGTCGAATATTCTACCGATCTCTTCGCGCATCGCCATATCCCGCACCCCCTGATACTACCGGCTTATATTAAGTATCTTATATTTCAACACACCCCTCGGCACCTGTATCTCGACCGAATCGCCTTTTTTATGGTTCAATAGGCCGGTACCTACCGGCGACTGGAGCGATATTTTGTTCTGGGCGTAATCCGCCTCTTCTTCGGATACTATCGTATATTCGAGTTCCTCGCCGGAATCGATATCTTTCAATTTTACGGTCGCCCCTACCAGAACCTCGTCGGAGGACATTTGTGAATTGTCGATTATTTGCGCGCTCGCAAGCTTCGTCTCGAGTTCGGCGATCTTCTTCTCGTTCATCCCTTGAGCGTCTTTTGCCGAATCATACTCGGCGTTTTCACTTATGTCACCGTGAGCCCGCGCCTCGCCTATCGCGCGCGAAAGCTCCCTGCGCTTCGTCGTTTTCAGATACTCAAGTTCTTTCCTCAGTTTCTCATAACCTTCCGGCGTAAGATGCGTACTACCCCTTGTCATAACTACCCCTATCTGGCCAACCGCGCAGGCTGACCGGTAATTTTATTCGGATAACCTACACGGTTATCCCGTAATCAACTCTTCCATGTCATGCGGTAAAGGCGCTTCGAACTCCATAGACTTCCCGCTGATAGGATGTTTAAACGCAATCCTTGCGGCGTGGAGGGCAACTCTACCGAACCTTAATTTAAAATCTTTCCTGAAAGCATAAACACTTTCGCCCACTATAGGATGGCTTATCCGGGCTAAGTGTATGCGTATCTGGTTTGTCCTGCCGGTAACCGGCTCCACCTCGAGAATGCTAAAATCCGCACTGCGTCGTAACGTCCTGTATTTCGTTACCGCCGTATCGTGCCGCTTCTTATTCCTATTATATATGCCGCTTTCTATCGTGTCGAAATCTTTCGGGATCCTGCCCTGGACGATCGCTATGTAGCGCTTCGATACTTTCCTCTCCTTAAATTGTTCCATCAAAGATTGCCGGGCGGACTTTCCTTTGGAATATACGATTATGCCTGAGGTTTCGCGATCGAGCCGGTGGCATGGATAAGCGTTCGCTTCGATGCCGCGCGAGTCGAGCTCTTTATTTAAAAGAGCAGTGAGCGTATTCGTCTCTTTTTTCGGCGTCGGGATTACGAGAAGTCCGGACGCTTTGTCGCAAACAATCAGCCATTCATCTTCGTAAATGATGCGGTAGCGTTTATCGCCCATAGGTTTAATTATACCATTTTGCGGTAATCAGCGTGAAGCAGTTTTGTAACCGCTCCCGGATGGCCTGTGCCTATAACAGCGTGGCCTATCTTTACAACTGGAATCATCTCCGCCAAAGAATTAGTTAAAAATACCTCATCGGCATGCATCAGCATATCACGCGTCACCGCGCATTCGGCGGTTTTTATTCCCAATTTGCCGGCCATTTCGATAACGACGCCGCGCGTTATCCCCGGGAGTATGCCGCTACCGGTCGATGGCGTCATCAAACGGTCTTTCTTTAAAATAAAGATGTTGCTCGTAGCCGCTTCGGCGACATGCCCCTTCAAATTAACAAGTATCGCTTCGTCAAAACCTTTTTTTTGCGCGGCAGATCTTGCCATTATATGTTCCAGGAAATTCAAACTCTTTATCCCGGATAGCGGGGAGCTTTCATTAATCGCGATATCCGATACGCAGGCACTTATGCCTCCGGAATAAAACGACTCCGTATATCCGTTAAATCGTTTCATTGTAATAATAACATTCGGCCGCGTCGCGAGCGGCTCTTCCGCAAGCGTAAAAGACCCTTCGCCGCGCGTTACGATAATTCTAATCGAGGAGTTCTTCATCTGTCCGGAAGAAAGCCCCCCTTGCATAACTCCGGCGATATCTTTTCTGCGATACGGGATCTTTATTCCGATACTATCTGCGGAATCGTATAACCTTTTAAGATGGTCGGCCTCTTTGAATATCCTGCCGGAATATGAGCGCAGGGTCTCGAAAATACCGTCGCCGTAAAGAAATCCGCGATCCGATATGGATATTGCGGCGTTCTTCGTATTCACAAATCTGCCGTTTTGCCAGGTTTTCACAGTTGCCACACTGCCTCCTTACCGAATTTGCGCCCCGGGGTGCAAATCCCAAGCGCCTTCATTATTCCCGCGGCCTTATCGATCGTCTCGGCATATTCCGCTTCCGGATCCGAATCCGCAACTATTCCTCCACCCACAGAAAAATATACCCGCTTACCTTTTGCGATAAGAGTTCTTATCACAACCGACGTATCCATATTCCCGTCGAACGATATATAACCTACAGCGCCTGTATATACAGAGCGTTTCACGCCCTCGAGTTCCTCGATTATCTCCATCGCCCTCACCTTCGGCGCGCCGGTTATTGAACCTCCCGGGAAAGAGGCCATAAGACAGTCGATGGGGGTAGCATCCTTCTTAAGCCTTCCTGAAACGGTGGAGACCATGTGGATCACGTTGGAAAACTTCTCTATCGCCGCCGGACGGTTAAGTTTCACCGTACCGTAATCGCATATTCTGCCGAGGTCGTTACGCTCAAGATCCACTATCATTATGTGTTCGGCGTTGTCTTTTGCGCTCAAAGAAAGCTCGCGCGAAAGCGCCTCGTCGCCGTCTTTTGTAACGCCACGCGGGCGCGTGCCTTTAATGGGGCGCGTCTCGATATATCTGCCTTTTTTGAACAAAAATCTCTCCGGCGAAGAACTTAGTATAGCAACATCGCCAAATCCCAGGTACGCGGCAAATGGCGCCGGCGAAATAGTCCTAAGCCGCGAATACAGGCGCGAGGGCTTAATATCGATATCCGCTTCGAACCTCTGCGAAAGGTTGACCTGGTATATATCGCCTTTTTTTATGTACTTCTTTGCCTTCTTTATAACCTTAAAATAGCCGGGCTTCGAAAAATTCGATCTCAGTCGCGCCGCCGGCACATCCGAAAGATTATCTCGACGAGAGATACCGGTCGAGAGGATATTTTTAAATTCCGCCAAACGATTGCCGCCGGCTATATAAGTTTTATGCTTCAGATTATCATACACTATCGCGGTGTCATAGAAACCCATTATACAATCCGGTACCCCCAGGTCATCAACAGCGCTATCGCGAAGGTTTTCGACAAAACCTTTCATGTCGTACGAGAAATAACCGACGCCGCCTGAGGTGAACGGCAGAGCGCGCGGGAGGGCCTTACGCCCGTATTGTTTGAATATATCTTTTAAAACAGCGAAGGGATTTGCCGTGAATGTTTCATTTTTGCCGCCGGGACGCTCGAGAGTTATGGCCGCGCCTTTACTTTTAAATACAAGGAACGGGTCACACCCGAGGAATGAAAATCTGCCTTGCTTAGCGTCGGTGAGCGCGCTGTCTAAGAAAAAAACATATGGACGATCCTCAAGCAGATGGAATATTTCTATCGGGGAGATTTTCTTCCGTATCTTTTCGATGGCCGGATTAGCCATTAAGCGCTTCCGAAAAAGCGTCCGCGAGAAGGTTTAGCGAGCTTAAAACCTCTTCACTCAGAGGAGACCCCAGGGCGGCCGACTTTGGCTGGATGGAAACCACGAATATATTAAGATCCTCTTTACCCGTCCTCAATAAATCGGTAAAAAGCCTCGGGGAAGGATTGTGAGTCGAAAAACTGACGTTCACTATCTCGTCGAGAGAAAATACGTTTACACTGCCCGGGATCATTCCCATGTCGGCGGCATCTATTAATATTACCGTATCGCACAATGTGGTGAGTATCGGAAAAATATAATTTTCCGGGGCGGTACCACAATCGAATAAGTGAGCATTGATAGCGCGCGTTTTCAAAATTTCTATCAACCTGGGGCCCAGGCCGTCGTCGCCACGGATGATATTGCCTATGCCCACTATCGACGCTTTCCCTGAAATCTTAGATTTAATGGATTGGGAAAGTTCGGATCCGGACAGTCCGTTAGAACTTTTCAAGAGTGGCTTTCCTTCTGCATTTGGCGCACAATATCTTCACGCGATCGCTTCGTACAACATAGTCGCGCGCCGTTTGAATAACGCTTTCACCAAAGCCCATACCTTTTAACGATTCCAAAAACAGTGTCGGATTAGAGAATGCCAAAGGACCTAATTTGCCGGCCACCCACCGAAGATGCGCGCGCGTCGTTATTACCTCGCCGCACTCCTCGCAAAGCGCCAGCTCTTTCTCATCCGTCGCCGAGATCATCGACGCCCTGTCGAATCCGGCCAGATCGAAATCGGTAGTATGCCGGATACCGGGCGGATTATCGGCTTTTGTAGTACACAGCGCGCTACACTGCCCGCAATAATGGCACTCGTCCAGATGCAGTATCATCCTGCGCGTCGCCTTATCCTTTGTAATCACATCCTTGAACTCTATCGCTCTCATAGGGCACACTAGCGCGCACGCGGTACAGCCGATACACCCTTCGTCGGAATACTGTGGCCTGCCGCGGAAACGCTTCGCCGGCACATGCGGCGCATAAGGAAATTTCGACGTATACGGCCCGGCTATCAGAGCCGTTATAGCTTCTTTAAGTTCTCGTAATTTCGGTAATCTCATATGCTAAGCTTTACCATGTTGGAAGAATGCCTCAATAACCGTTCCAAGTTTGATCCTATCTATATTCATATTCATCGCGCCCTCCTCCGCCATAGCTACTCTCCGATAGTACCGGTATATTGATCAACGACCGTCTCTTTACATGGCTTGACGTCCGAACGGTAAGCGCCTCTTGCCAGGGCATGCGCCGAAACCGGAGCGGTCAAAAGAATGAACACCATACATAGGAGCGCCTTAATACCTGTAGCGGTAAATCCCCTGCATATAAAAAGGCCGAGTAATATTCCGCACGTCCCAAGGGTCACGCATTTAACGGATGCCTGTAGCCGCGTATAAACGTCCGGGAACCTGACGAGCCCCAGACAACCGAAGAAGTCTAAGATAAGCCCGATAACGACTAGTGCCATCCCTATATTCTCATTCATCGAAATCTTTCCCCTCCAGATATTTCGCAAGCGCCATTATGCCTATAAAACTTTGTAATGCCCATGCAAGAGCTATATCTATATACCAGTCCCTTCCCGTCGGTAAACTTAATATAGCGCAAAGCCCGACGATAAGTATCCCAAGCATATCTACGGCAACAGCCCTGTCAGGCGCAGTAGGCCCTCTCAATATTCTGAAAAGGCAGAGCAGGACGGATATGAGAAGCCAGAGGAACGCCCTGGCAAGAAAATTGGACTGCCACATGATCATGGACGAAACCGGCGCGAATAATACCGCCACCGCAATGACCGTTATCAATATAAGCCCGAGCGCCCAGTTAAGATTTTTCATAATTATTCGAATATCCTCTTTAAAATACGCCCGTATTTATCCACAACCGGTAGCTTTATATCAGTCGAGGCCTGTGACTCTTTTAAGAACAGCATATGTATGTAAATATAACCTCTTTCTTTATCTATATCTACGGTCGTAGCGCCGGGCGTGAATGTTATGGAATTAGCAAGGAACGTAAGCCCTATATCCGATTTAAGATCCGTTTTAACTCTTATGGTGGCCGGCCTTATCGGTAATACCGGACAGGCAACCCTCCAGACTACATCTGTAGTTGCCTTCAGGCACTCCCATAAAAAAACCATTGCGTAGCAAACAAGCCAGAATATTCTTTTGGGCATATTCATCACGCCCGGCTTTTCAGCCGCAGAGGTCTTGGTGGTGCCGTCGGCCAGCTTGAATATATCCACCGTCATAAGCGTAACGAACAAAGAGATGATAATACCAAGGACGCACTGTTTGACATCGGCCGGCCATGTTAGCGCCAACCAGACGACGAACCATAGGATAAATAACGCGGCCTTTTTTATCATCTTACGACCCCGGGGTTGACACAGAAGGAACCTTTTACAAGAACGGCGGCCGCGTTGTTCAGCAGTGCGTTGCCCGCGTTCGGCATAAGTAAAAATCCTCCGGATATAACGATGACGGCCAGGATCGCGACCGCGACGGCCATGGCCATACTCCTCTTAGCCCCTCCACGGGTAGCGGTCTCATCGGGCCGCCTGCCGAAGAGTACCGGCGTAAGCGCCCTGAAGTAGTACGCAAGCGTAAGAATGCTTACGGCAACCGCTATGAAGGCGAGCACTGGCCTATTCGCCTGGATACACGCGAAAATTATTATTAGCTTGCTCCAGAACCCGCCGAGCGGCGGCACGCCGCATATCGAAAGAGCGCCTGCCATCATAGAATATCCGTTGACGGGATTTTTCGCGATTATTCCGGACATACGCTTAAGGTCGTTGGTCTGCTCGGAGTTTTCGGCGATCCCGGAATTTAAAAATAGCGCCGACTTGGCCACACTGTGATTAAAAAGATGAAGGAGCGCCCCTACGATGCCGAGCGGCGTTCCTATTCCGAGCCCTAGAAAGATATAGCCAACCTGGCTTATGCTCGAATATCCGAATAGCCGCCTTATATTCGTTTGTCCGAAAGCGAGTAAAGCCCCCACCAGCATCGAGAGAACGGCCAATGTTATAATGATTGAAGAAACCGCGGATGTCATTCCAAAAATATTAAAAAATATCCTGGCAATCACATATATGCCAAGCGTCTTTATGAGTATCCCGGAAGAGGCCGCGGGAATAGTGGCCGGGGATGAACTGTACGTATCCGGTAGCCACGCGTGAAAAGGCACAGCCGCGGCTTTGAGCCCGAAGCCCATTATGAATAACATACCAACAAAATATAAAAGTTTTGTACCGCCCGACGCCGCTATTACGCGGGCCATGTCGTTCATATTGAGTGTGGATGTCGCGCCATAAAGAAGCGCTATCCCGAGCAGGACGAAGCTGGACGCCACAGCGCTCATCACGGCATATTTGAACGACGCCTCAAGGGATGTCGGTTCGGTGCCAAATGCCACCAGCGCGTACACCGCGATAGACGCTATCTCCAGAAATACGTAGAGGTTGAATAAATCCGTCGTTATCAGGAGCCCGTTGACACCCGCCATCATTACCATAAGGAGCGTATAATATTTCCACTTATCGGTATAGCTCTTTATGTACCCTACGGAATATACCGCTATTAAAAATCCGACTAAGTTGACTGTAACCAGCATGAATGCCGATAGCGCGTCGGCGCAGAGCTGAATGCCGAACGGGGGCATCCAGTTTCCCACATTATAGGATGGCGCCCTGCCCTGCAGGACGAGAGCGGCTACGGCAAGCGAAACCGCCATCATAAAAAATGTAGCCGCGCAGGCAATAACGTCCGCGGCCGCCTTCATGCGTTTCGCGAAAAGAGGCGTCAAAAACGCCGCGGTAAGCGGTATCGCTATCAAATATGGTAGTATCGCCATCGAGGCTATCCCTTAAGTTTGTTTATTCGCGTTATATCGAATGTTCCGTACTTCTCGTAAAGCCGTATCGCGATCGATATCAATAGAAGTGTTATCGAAAGCCCCAGGACAATCACGGTCAGCACCACCACCTGCGGCAGAGGATCCACCATCTTTGTGATAGCCTGATCGTGAGCGTATATAGGAGAACGGCCGTCTTTTACATATCCTATGAGTATGAAGAAAAGATTTACCGCGTATCCCATAATGCATATGCCGATGATTATCTTTATGATATTCCGTTTCCTTAGGACACAATATAGCCCTATCGAGAAGAGCACCAGGCATAACATATATACCGTCATAAAAGTTTCTTTCTATTCCGAGTCTTTGTCCGCTTTTGACAAAAGTACCAGGGCTAAGAATATGGCAAACAACCCCGCGCCTACTATTATCATTTCACAAAATGGAATTATCGTGTAATTACTGAATATCCTGAAAGGCATATCGCCGGAAAATCCGTATATTACCGTGTAAAGGAACACGAGCGCGCCGGCGCCTATCGCTATCCGGAGCAGGTTCGCGCGCAGTCTTTTAAGCGCGACCTCTTTGCCGAATGCCAGCATTATATTTACGAATGAGAGCGCGACTATCACGCCCCCGGCAAATCCGCCACCCGGGGATTCATGCCCGGACATGGTAATATATACGCCGTACAGCAGGATAAACCCGAGCGTAAGACGCGTTACCGTCTTGACTATAAGGGTCATACCCTTTTCATGTTTTACGGCCTTAGTATCCATCGATTATCCTTTACGCCCTATTTTACGCGCAACCGCCA comes from the Candidatus Omnitrophota bacterium genome and includes:
- the zupT gene encoding zinc transporter ZupT; protein product: MINPNIWLPLLLSFLAGIFTVVGALITFFIKDFKRSYLQFALGLSGGVMIYVSFVEMLPSSIVNIGPLKANIAFFGGIVFVMLLDFFVPHEYIAEKIKSPGHDKKLMAAGIFTAIGIGIHNFPEGLAVFMSALVNIKLGVALAIAIALHNIPEGIAVAMPIFYATKSKKKAFWYSFLAGFAEPAGAVVAIFILMPFLTPAVLSFTLAFVAGIMVFISFDELLPLSCQSEGYHISIFGVIIGMAVMALSLILM
- a CDS encoding rhamnan synthesis F family protein; protein product: MKNRLKSISGWHWGALGIIALFSALLIIRWQSLPVFLDIYYHAACMTGFKEAGGIALHDFWEYAPIGRPQLYPPFFHVILLALDNTGLGALFVMRFVSAAIYPLLLAVILWVVRRRFNDRLAFFTVLAASLPYTFFLNSISAVPSAIALIFFILLFYAIETRKILSGVLLLGLMFYTHGAIPWMAVLTLVIYAMLRRGEVKTILPIIAGGIILGSPWLIHMALNRSYFLTVNNYINRYFEMNLWLYAFTILGVLFVLKRRGRYLFYMAMFIGMLPMLKDYSFRFFCGEGLLPLIFLAGLGFDEAYSAITAFLRRRAVSPAIYGALLPWVIFYLATFYPPDIGSAFCQFSAADPKNATALESSIYMKKHMEELTAIIKATTRPDEIIYCNYNYVAGIFYVFSGRVSSSAMLNEVRPIMPESDPAASAALTIWIKNPEGVIDPEHQILVRRLGLEKIAETEIAYVYRNPVVMAHKVKSGIVLPAGAALAAFFVWAAAIVFFITRPARDDMARPSVRIVLNDFIDYPLRRRKAIFRRKFWCGIGCLLENMSRFKAGADFKVILVINSSGGPEMKEKKLLYSSLRRKYPFILDIIFRDNSGFDFGAYDAGYRYLKATGYSNDIIFMNSSAIGPSDDHWLSQYSDLFHDKPKNIGLCGISLNSHTTHLEKKEFKPHVQSFFIYTSMNVMSRVFGDSLAETVPALSEKLDIISAGEIGFSWKVIEAGYGITSKLFKDFVYYKDAEWTVPCGDMRFTKKYNHLANHI
- a CDS encoding hexokinase, which codes for MAMREEIGRIFDLPVPMIWKVVEAFHLDMDKGLAGEESSLKMIPTYVGMPTGGEKGDFIALDLGGTNFRVLKLTLKGGRKALEPVIMKFALEKKQITGTAEIFFDFIADSVGAFLEKNNLTGKDRLNLGFTFSFPIRQTGISSGILMCWTKGFETTGVVGNDVVKLMNEAFARKRIDNVKISALVNDTVGTLIAKSYEDPDCDAGVIIGTGTNACYPEELTRIKKWPALSGKKGRMIINIEWGNFDKLISTSYDRQLDEASDNPGQQILEKMVSGMYLGEVARMVLSDMSSKKEFACVSMPGLFTKGGFGTEYMSDVEADVTRGLDGVGDILKKLGCSQSSKEDRGLFKDICGIVSCRAARISAACIAAIVTRMDPQLENAHTIAIDGSVFEKHPTFAANMRKALDEIFGVKASLIRPVLAKDGSGKGAAITAAITAKK
- the greA gene encoding transcription elongation factor GreA; the encoded protein is MTRGSTHLTPEGYEKLRKELEYLKTTKRRELSRAIGEARAHGDISENAEYDSAKDAQGMNEKKIAELETKLASAQIIDNSQMSSDEVLVGATVKLKDIDSGEELEYTIVSEEEADYAQNKISLQSPVGTGLLNHKKGDSVEIQVPRGVLKYKILNISR
- a CDS encoding RluA family pseudouridine synthase, giving the protein MGDKRYRIIYEDEWLIVCDKASGLLVIPTPKKETNTLTALLNKELDSRGIEANAYPCHRLDRETSGIIVYSKGKSARQSLMEQFKERKVSKRYIAIVQGRIPKDFDTIESGIYNRNKKRHDTAVTKYRTLRRSADFSILEVEPVTGRTNQIRIHLARISHPIVGESVYAFRKDFKLRFGRVALHAARIAFKHPISGKSMEFEAPLPHDMEELITG
- a CDS encoding aminotransferase class IV, giving the protein MATVKTWQNGRFVNTKNAAISISDRGFLYGDGIFETLRSYSGRIFKEADHLKRLYDSADSIGIKIPYRRKDIAGVMQGGLSSGQMKNSSIRIIVTRGEGSFTLAEEPLATRPNVIITMKRFNGYTESFYSGGISACVSDIAINESSPLSGIKSLNFLEHIMARSAAQKKGFDEAILVNLKGHVAEAATSNIFILKKDRLMTPSTGSGILPGITRGVVIEMAGKLGIKTAECAVTRDMLMHADEVFLTNSLAEMIPVVKIGHAVIGTGHPGAVTKLLHADYRKMV
- the pabB gene encoding aminodeoxychorismate synthase component I, with translation MANPAIEKIRKKISPIEIFHLLEDRPYVFFLDSALTDAKQGRFSFLGCDPFLVFKSKGAAITLERPGGKNETFTANPFAVLKDIFKQYGRKALPRALPFTSGGVGYFSYDMKGFVENLRDSAVDDLGVPDCIMGFYDTAIVYDNLKHKTYIAGGNRLAEFKNILSTGISRRDNLSDVPAARLRSNFSKPGYFKVIKKAKKYIKKGDIYQVNLSQRFEADIDIKPSRLYSRLRTISPAPFAAYLGFGDVAILSSSPERFLFKKGRYIETRPIKGTRPRGVTKDGDEALSRELSLSAKDNAEHIMIVDLERNDLGRICDYGTVKLNRPAAIEKFSNVIHMVSTVSGRLKKDATPIDCLMASFPGGSITGAPKVRAMEIIEELEGVKRSVYTGAVGYISFDGNMDTSVVIRTLIAKGKRVYFSVGGGIVADSDPEAEYAETIDKAAGIMKALGICTPGRKFGKEAVWQL
- a CDS encoding hydrogenase maturation protease, whose protein sequence is MKSSNGLSGSELSQSIKSKISGKASIVGIGNIIRGDDGLGPRLIEILKTRAINAHLFDCGTAPENYIFPILTTLCDTVILIDAADMGMIPGSVNVFSLDEIVNVSFSTHNPSPRLFTDLLRTGKEDLNIFVVSIQPKSAALGSPLSEEVLSSLNLLADAFSEALNG
- a CDS encoding 4Fe-4S dicluster domain-containing protein: MRLPKLRELKEAITALIAGPYTSKFPYAPHVPAKRFRGRPQYSDEGCIGCTACALVCPMRAIEFKDVITKDKATRRMILHLDECHYCGQCSALCTTKADNPPGIRHTTDFDLAGFDRASMISATDEKELALCEECGEVITTRAHLRWVAGKLGPLAFSNPTLFLESLKGMGFGESVIQTARDYVVRSDRVKILCAKCRRKATLEKF